TTATAGGTAAACAAAAAGATTCCCTCAATGCAGCTGCACAaaacctgtttaccataagcttgctcataaaccCCATCTTCGCTACTacgaataaatgaataccaaaatccaAGGGTCTTTACAACGGTTGAAAtgtggctaaggtaaaggtaagaatatttagatagaagtgtaaagtatactgaaaaatcatgtaattatttagaatgaatgcTTCAGGAGCTAAATGAAACATCAACAAAAGtactcactaagccttatttgaagtagaGGATGCTCAAAAGAATTGaatccaaaagagaaaagagctaAGAAAGAAGCACaataaacacttaattaaattaaaactttttttatatgcCACAACAGCTTACACAGGGACTGCATGGTTAATGACACAAACAAAGAGAATAGTTatacaatttggattgaagggagcatcaagGAATGATTAAAAGgactaagtgaatttataacaaaattaggcactataattccataaaagaagaagcatatCACATAATTATTCAGCATACAAGGTGGaagaaaagacaaatataGAGAATGGTATAAAtgtagtgtataggtgtaaatcatgaagaaaaggttaaggctcaaaagtGGCTAATTAATGGAaacaaagggtaggcttttggccaaatgtggtgaatcctaagttgcccaaatcatttaatggtattcaaaaattcatgtaacctcaaaaagcattacaaagcaagttctagaaaaacaattaagtacaacgcacactcaaacaagaaaaatcatgagcataattgtaatggatgctcaaattttggttcaaaaactcacatttgaagtggctaaaattttcaattcatttccaaacttatcaattgaatcatcacataaatggtataagaaattgacataatcaaagttcaaagataaAAGCTAGATATTTGCAAAGAACTCAAGCagcaccggtttaacccgggcAAAGTGACATATTGAACAAAGTGAATTTGCTTTCCAAGAACAAAAATTGAGAGGGATAATCAATTACaagtatatgaattaaatcattaattacaaaagaacaaactaaGCTTAAGCGACATGAAGAACataggtcctaacatcctaacaatatACAACACCACTGATAACAATTTCAGACACATCCATAAGTCATaggaaagagaagagaacATACGGTTTACCCACACCCACCcgacacttgaagaacacactgtcctcaatGTAAAATAAAGTGGGTACCCCACATGGGatgtacaaataaagaaagcaaaatcAGTAATATCTAAGTAcgtgacatgtatgaaaaataaagtaaatcaacacagaaaataaaaagaaaatctagggggactgccctgatcatccgcCGAGACTGGTAGAGTGGAAATTCGATGGGTCCTCGGCAGGagctgaaaatgaaaaataaagaaataatagaaactgaaaataaaaattaaataaaatatgaaaaataaaactaaataaaagttGGGGTGCTTCCCAAAAGCGCTGCTTTTTGTTTCTCGAGTCATTTAGCTAGACTCAGTGATAACTCCCTACATGTGCGGGTTTGACATATGCTGCGATTGAACTGCCAAGTTATGGATCTTTAGAATGTCAGCAATCCTCTAAGCAACCGCTTTTAGGTACTTCCTTCGAGAGGGCAATGTCATTTCCCTCAGCTCGGGTGTCTCTATTGCTGGAATGACAGGCAGCCCGTTATCCTCATCCATATGCGCATAGTCAAGACGCTGTGAAAGCTCTTTCAAATCGAGAACCCGCGGTTCCTTAAGTGATCACCTCAACTTTTGTATCTCTATCCTGTCAATCACAGCAAACTCATCAGTATTGTTGCTTGGCTCATTTGCTAACAAAAACTcaagctgctccaacacttcCTCATTGacaactcatgctcatctccCCTTGGCAAAGTGAGTTGTAGAGGGTCTTCAAGTAATACTTCCTGCAACTCTGTCTCAATAGCTTTGTCAAATACATTAATAGCATACACAACATTATTATGATCTAAAGACTGGCTTATGGAATTATGCAAGTCAAAGGTGACAGTCTCATCCCCTACCCTAAGTTTTAactttccatcacaaacatctatcattgccctagatgttgcaagaaaAGGTCTACCTAGAATTAAGGGTACACTACTCTCATCGTCCATGTCCAAGATCACAAAatcaataagaaatataaatttgctTACTTTTACTAGCACATTCTCTACAATACCCTAGGATACTTAACAGATCTATCAACTAACTGTATACTCGTCCTAGTGGGTTTAGTATTTTCCAACCCCAACTTTACAAACAGGCTGCATGGCATTACATTAATACTAGCccctaaatcagctaaagcatcattaataaataagttacCTATAACacaaggaatagtaaaactccctagatCATGTCGCTTTTCTAGTAACTTGTTCTTAAAAATTGTCGAACATTCCTCGTTTAGCGTCACGCACGCCAAGTCATCAaacttccttttgttgctaagaatctcctttaagaacaTCACATACCTAGGTATCTGCAAAATAAGTTCAATAAAAGGTAAGTTTATATGCAGTTGTttaaaaatatccaaatatTTACTAAGCTGCTGCTCGACTTGCGCTTGCTTTAATATAGCAGGGTATGGAATTTTACGCTGGTTTTCCCTCAATGGAATCtcctttgcctcttccttctcTGGTTCCTTCGCCTTGGTAGCTTCAACTTCCCTACTTGAATCTACCTGCGCATCAGTGTCATTGTTAGAAATAGAAGAAGGACCAGAAACATACTCACCTGACCGCAATATGATTGTGTTCACATGCTCCCTTGGGTTGGACTCTATAGTGCTAGGCAGAGTCCTTGGCTGCCTCTCAACCAACATCCTAGAAATCTAGCCTATTTGAGTCTCCAAATTCTGAATGGAGGCCtgctgattcctaagtgcactgtCCGTCTGCTTGAACCTATTGTCAGTAGAggacacaaacttcatcacTAACTCCTTGAGATTGGGCTTCTTCTTCTTAGGTGGAGGTAGTTGGGATGGACCAACCTGCTGCTGGGTCTGTTGCTAATGCAATCTCTGAAAACCTAGTGGTCCTTGGgcgttattgttcctccaaccgaaattgggatgattgcgccaacatgggttgtatgtattgctgtaTGGATTGTTCTGCTATCTAGGTACATTACCTATATAGTCACCTATTCAAGGTCAACAAAAACAATAGAGGataaagaaggagaagaagtgGAAGGTGAAGtcatgtgcatagttttacacatatttgcttgcatattattgtgtattttcttagcaattattgtgcttttattctaagatcacccgtgttttgtgttcttttgcattccAGGAAgatttataggtccatcatcagtgtTTAAGCAGTtttagatcaatacatgcaaAAACGGATAGGAATTCCTCAAGATTGGACAAGAGCTCGcagtgcatacattgagcacggcctggactctggctgTTACCAACCATGAgcttttggtcttcaaaacatggcATTTTAGGCACGGTtttcgtagccaccacggcctccagcacggcctgtggtggctcagcactggCAGGGGCACGGCCatgaagaaaccctaattggtgAGATCCGAagcttcagcacggcctggactccggccgtgctgagacaAATATATATGGAAAACTATTTCTGGAGCTAGGGCAAGCAAGGAGCTAGAGAGAGCCTCGACAACTGGTTCGGTTTTTGCATAGTGCTGAGTTCAGGAGAGAGTTGTAGAGAGGAAGATTCCCAGAATTGCAAGGTTCCGAATGCAAAAGAGTAATGAAGCAATTCGAGAGGCAATAGGGAAGACCGATCATAGTGCTgattcagatttggagctgtttatccgattcgagagaaaagggtgtatatgttccatttttgttattctttcattattattgatttcctagttgttttaaagatgaacatgtttagctagattgattaaatccattaggatttctttattatgttggcttagtactaaattgttggattgtttgagtttagttttgtatccttcttgcttttagtattaataagatgatgcattattcatgagacgttgtgaattgtgatgtttagattgctttatatgattgagaaatccatttggcgattggaattttgaatagcaagaactagttaataatcacttagagataaggataattaacaaaccggattaagaattaacaatgcttaatagaggcggattaaaacttaatgctaatttaagaatcaatcgttaggaagagattccaactttaggttcttgagtttaggaattcggtgagctcgagagagaaattgaattcagttaagaattcgtccacgggtagcataattggactcatcaatcctttatcttttgtttgattgccaactagtttaggttccctttgggtttgctttcttgtcttggttgtttcatttatccattcattcctgcatctcccttagaactcagcttgtagttattagttaatttagaaattattcattattcattttaggctaatataacagagaataaaaaagtaactctaggctttcactttcccaaggaatacgaccttgatactcgccatgagtgctagactgcatcgataggttgactgccttagattgtagctgcgtaaaatagcctatcaagtttttggcgccgttgccagGGAATgcttgaaaactagagtgaaatttgctatttgttactttagctatttcttttattgttttatggtttttatttttatttatttatttattttattttatttatacattgTTATTTAATCTAAGTTTATGATTTAGGTAGTGAATGATacggaggttcaatgctattcaaactctttgtatgacgctttggagaatgggatcaggaaccaagagagtgctataAATTGGGACACCCGTGCAGCCTTAgcagctcgagtggaatcatttcgtagggctaccgatcaactctccactcctatcctttcatcccaagatttttatgaaatctattgtggtttacatttgagtaatgattgtccattgtacaGTGATGTTgcttattattcttataactttgATCATGTGAATTATACGAGAAGCTAGCTAAATAACTCGTATAAAAGCACCTACAATTAagaatggagcactcattcaccctttggatggagcttagatgaccaagaaccaccaggatttcagcaactacatcagcaaCCTAGTCTTACACTTTTAACTCGAGATGAGGAGTTAGTtttagaggagctgatgatgaggttctttacaagtcttaaggatagattccaacaaatagagagggtacttgaaagtcaacaagccgcgattaagaacatagagcatcaagtaagcatgatcttcaagttactagctgcaGAACAATTGGGAACCCCATCAAACACTATTAAATCCgtggaacatttgagcgccgtcactttgcgttcaggtgagaatttttctagtttatctactatgtttgacgatgatgcttatgtgcaggaggactccttgaacatggagatagaactagaaaaggaagaggcaaacatgattcctctgaaggactaccaacaggaacgtacagttgatgatgctgagttgtagctacatgaatttttggtggattttccacatgTCCCTtcaatgatggaagatgagcacgagttatccaacgAAGAAGTCTTAGAGCAACTCGAGTtccttctagcaagtgaaccaagccaaggactgtaGAAAACCACTGACATTCCTGAAGAAGTTGCCCAACCgttgatccttccaattggtgaaacttcagctttcaaattggaagagcctctagagcatcatgactacgtgcaactatatgaggagcgagttttacCTATCATATTGGCAGCCTGCTTGACAGTCGAGAGGAGGAAATTGACAAtcatccctctaagcggatacttaaagccatttgcttggaagaaggatggatggccATCGATCACACctgtttgcttttcaccatgagtccagctaagaagactcatcacattaAATAGAagcacttttgggaggcactcgaaattttaattttcatttttaacctttcgttttgaaacattttatttgttttagttttcatattttatttaattttatttttattttcagttttgattattttttattttattttattattttcagctTCTACCAAGGacgcactgaatttccactaCACTAGCCTCGgcggatgatcagggcagtcccttagatctttttattttctgcatttatttactttatttttcgtACATATCATGCatttggattgtattgcctttgctTCTcctagttgagcattccatgcgagGTATCCATAACGTTTTACACTAAGGACAGTGTGTTCCTTAAGTTTAGGGTGGttatgggtaaaccttaatctctcatatggatttttaatatatctgaaattgctatggctaggtgttgtgtatttttaggggatgttaggacactgtgtttttatgcacttgagtatgctatttttgagctgattgatgacttgatttatagaattgtagttacttttctttgctgttcattgtccttagaaaacaatttatggtgttttacacatcaaccctgccgggttaaaccggtgtttttgaattgtttttcgaattgtcgaattttaacttagaacgttgataatatcatatgcatgtgtttcttaagtaatgattcaattaatgatgttgcgaaccaactgcacctaataccacacctgaaagtgagattttgagacagttgagcattcattatacttatgctctttatatttcttgtttgagtgtgcattgtacttaactttgcttttagaacttgctttgtaatgcgtgttgaagttacatgaatattgtgaataccatgagatgatttgggcgatttaggattcaccacatttgaccaaaagcctatcaccttatgtttccattagttagccagtttttgagccttaaccttttcttcataatctacacctatacacttcagttataccattctttacatttatctttcctttacccttatgctggaatttctttctgtgatttattcaactttatgtaggattaaaatgctagttgctatgttggtaaattcactaaatctttttgatattttaaatgctccctttgatccaatttgtatttgttattctttatgtttattcgagttgtatgcagcggtcgctaataagctgctagttgattattcaaaaaaataaaaaaaaaacaaaaagaaacaaaaaaaaagagaaaaaaagaagaagaagaaaaaaaaagaatatataataaacaaatctctttaattatttatctttttattggatttagagcatttgcgagcgttattctatgaagtagggattttagtgaatgattctttttgtaatcttaggcatttaatcctttgagcatatactattgtttatcgcacgaattccagcactttcacacttctatccaaatcttcgtacctttaccttagccccatttcaaccttggtaaagaccctttgattttggtatttacttattcacagtagcgaagatatgatttatgagcaagcttatggtgagcgggtcttgtgcatttgctttgaggcatttgttattcacctaatatacactttgagcgacttgaatgatccctgtgaggcattggttcatgatgtttgtgttgagttgtcatttaagttactcatgcattaatattatttccattctttgttaatgatttgtaatttgagttatgattgagtatcctttgagatgtgttgaatactctctgttgtggactaggggcataaactgaaaggaattgctaactgtagttttatgaggtgagttgttaattgcttgaggacaagcaatagcttaagtgtggggtaatttgttgagcatagttttacacatatttgcttgcatattattgcgtatgttcttagcaattattatgcttttattcccagatcacccgtgttttgtgttcttttgcatttcaggaacatttataggaccatcatcggtgtttaagcaattatagatcaatacgtgcggaaacggacgagaattcatcaagatcagacaagagcccgcaatgcatacattgagcacggcctggactctggccgtgctcaaccattagctttgattcttgaaattggcactttgggcacggtttccgtagccaccacggccttcagcacggcccgtggtggataACACGAGGAGCAAcatggcccgtggtggccaacacggggagaaacatggccgtggtgaaaccgtacttggtgagatccacagtttcagcacggccttgaacacggccgtgctgagttaaatatataagaaaaatgaatttttcttaggaAAGGAGagggaaaaagagtgacatagagccctggcggctggttcggtttctgcacagtattgagtgcgagagagagttgcggggagtaagaatcccggaatcgcaaggttccgagtgcaaaaccgtagtggaagcaatCCAAGAGgtagtttgggagattaatcaaagtgtagatccagatttggagctgttcatccaattcgagagaaaagggtgtacatgttttattttcattataattgatttcctagattgttttaaacatgaacatgtttagctagactgatttaatccattgggattctttactatgttggcttgatattatattgttggattgtttgagttggttttgtattcttcttattttcagtattaataagattatgcattattcatgagacattgtgaattgtgatgtttagattgctttatgagattgagaaatccgtttggcaattggaattttgaataacaagaactggttaataatcgcttagagataaggataattaactagccggattaagaattaacaaagcttaatagaggcggattaaagcttaatgctaatttaagaatcaatcgttaggaagagattccaactttaggttattaggtttaggaattcggttatcgagagagagaaaccgaattcggttaagaattcatccacgggtagcggAATTAGACTCatcgatcctttatcttttgttcggttgccaactagtttagattccctttgggtttgtcttcttgtcttgattatttcatttatcaattactcctgcatctcccttggAACTTatcttgtagttaatagttagtttagaaattattcattatccatttgaggttaatataacaaagaacaaaggagtaactctgggctttcactttcccgaggaatacgaccttgatactcgccattagtgctagactgcatcgataggtacactgccttagattgtagctaacacgattagCACCCATCACTAGCCGATTTGGGGGCTAGAATTAGTATTATGCCTTATAACTTGTTCAAGAACTTAAGGCTGGAAGAACCTAAACCATCATGTATGAGCATtcaattagttaataaatatgttgTATATCTTAAGGTATCATTAAGGACTTGTTGGTTAAGGTTCATGAGTTTATTCTTCTTGTGGATTTTAtagttatggatatggatgaATTTGTTGATGTCTCCTTTATTTTAGGAAGACCCTTCGCTGCTACAGCTAGGGCCATCATTGATGTTCATGAAGGTAAGCTTATTCTTAGGGTAGGGAAAGAGCAAGTGACATTTCAGATCCCTAATGCCATGAAACATCCGCTTGTACTCGATGACATGGATGTTAGTAATGATAGAGTTGAACATGAGACTGTGAATTGTATTTCATCTATTACAGTTAAAGATCCTTTGGAGTTGTGTTTGGTACAGGAACAAAAGATCCGTGAGATGCTAGGAGCTCTAGAGCAGTTAGCCTACCTTGAGGCAGCAAGCCAATGACAAAGCAGTTTTTCAAGCCTATAGAGATTTCTAAGGAGGAAAGGATGAAGCCTTTCATTGAAGATTCTCCCTCTTTGGAACTCAAACAGCTTCTAAAACACTTAGAATACGCCTTTTTAGATGGAAGGATCTAagcttataataataatcaattatGCATTACTGAATGATCAAAAGACTAAGCTATTGGAACTCTTGAGAAGGCGGCAGAGGGCAATAACTTGGAAGATAGCAGATATAAAGGGAATCAATCCTTCTTTTTGCACACATAAGATTCTCATGGAAGAAGAGTTCAAAATAGTAGTACAACCTCAAAGGCGTCTCAATCCTAACATGAAGGAAGTAGTGAAGAAGGAGGcgattaaacttcttgatgccgGGATTATCTATCCTATTTTTAACAGTTCTTGAATAAGCCCAATACAAATAGTGCCAAAGAAGGGAGGCATGCCAATTGTggtaaatgaaaataatgagcTAATCCTAATAAGAACTGTGACAGGATGTAGAGTGTGTATCGACTATAGGAAGCTAAATAATGCCACGAGAAAAGATCATTTCCCTTTACCATTCATTGATCAAATGCTAGAGAGATTGTTAGGGCATGAGtactattattttctagatgGTTTATCAAGATATTTTTAGATTCCAATAGCCCTTGAGGATCAAGAAAAGACCACATTCACATGCCCCTATGGGGCCTTCACGTATAGAAGAATGTAATTTGAATTGTGTAATGCAGCAGTCACATTTCAGAGATGCATGATGATATCTTCGATGATTTGGTTAAAGATATTATGGAATTTTCCATGGATGACTTTTTTGTCCATGGaaattcatttgaagaatgTTTGGAGCATCTAGAGAAGGTGTTGATGAGATGTGAGGAGACCAACCTAGTGTTAAATTGGGAGATATGCCATTTTATGGTACATGAAGGCATTGTGCTAGGGCACAAAATCTCTAGTAAAGGAATTGAGGTGGATAGAGCCAAGATTGAGACTATTGAGAAACTACCACCTCCCTCATCTGTCAAAGCTATTAGAAGCTTTCTTGGACATGC
The nucleotide sequence above comes from Ricinus communis isolate WT05 ecotype wild-type chromosome 6, ASM1957865v1, whole genome shotgun sequence. Encoded proteins:
- the LOC125370254 gene encoding uncharacterized protein LOC125370254, which translates into the protein MLVERQPRTLPSTIESNPREHVNTIILRSGEYVSGPSSISNNDTDAQVDSSREVEATKAKEPEKEEAKEIPLRENQRKIPYPAILKQAQVEQQLSKYLDIFKQLHINLPFIELILQIPRYVMFLKEILSNKRKFDDLACVTLNEECSTIFKNKLLEKRHDLGSFTIPCVIGNLFINDALADLGASINVMPCSLFVKLGLENTKPTRTSIQLVDRSVKYPRVL